A DNA window from Streptomyces bacillaris contains the following coding sequences:
- a CDS encoding MGMT family protein has protein sequence MSQDETDATGDGEQPAELPEYAERVLDVADLIPPGRVMTYGDVAEWLGDGGPRQVGRVMALYGSAVPWWRVVRADGALLPGHELRALGHYRAEGTPLRDASRRADGHLPRLDMRRARWDGAPAPGGEESHT, from the coding sequence ATGAGCCAGGACGAGACGGATGCGACGGGCGACGGGGAGCAGCCGGCCGAGCTGCCGGAGTACGCGGAGCGGGTCCTCGATGTCGCCGACCTGATCCCGCCGGGCCGGGTCATGACGTACGGCGATGTCGCGGAGTGGCTGGGCGACGGCGGCCCCCGGCAGGTCGGCCGGGTCATGGCGCTGTACGGCTCCGCCGTGCCCTGGTGGCGTGTGGTGCGGGCGGACGGGGCGCTGCTCCCGGGCCACGAGCTGCGGGCGCTGGGCCACTACCGCGCGGAGGGGACCCCGCTGCGCGACGCCTCGCGCCGGGCGGACGGACATCTGCCCCGGCTGGACATGCGCCGGGCGCGCTGGGACGGCGCCCCGGCCCCCGGGGGCGAGGAAAGTCACACCTGA
- a CDS encoding lysylphosphatidylglycerol synthase domain-containing protein: MQPPKAADASDAGERPPSAPEPTGQRLQERAPEPAEQRREPRTPEPAAAPVLAPGAPATPAADGPTASTSGHLTGSTLASAEAALTDRVSGDEPLLPARVHRPSDLMRLLIGIAAIGVLFAIAAFAQGTTTGLEDDISKGTEQAPDLLIKLAGLVSSIAVLLVPVAFAIERLIKRDGLRIADGVLAAVLAHGVTLATDLWVSRSAPGTIQEALTQPQPGAGLTDPVHGYLAPVIAYMTAVGMARRPRWRVVLWAVLLLDAFAMLVGGYTTPFSIILTVLIGWTVAYGTLYAVGSPNVRPTGQHLMAGLRHVGFRPVAAMRTEDAPDKDGTDQNDRGRRYLVTLEDGPPLDVTVVDREQQAQGFFYRAWRRLTLRGITQRRSIQSLRQALEQEALLAYAAIAAGANAPKLIATSELGPDAVMLVYEHIGGRSLDQMEDEEITDDLVRSAWHQVKALQSRRIAHRRLTGDALLVDRSGRAFVTDLRGGEIAAGDLVLRMDVAQLLTTLGLRVGAERSVSGALAVLGPDAVADCLPLLQPIALSRSTRATLRRLARERSQQERDAVLEASRAAKEARAQEGSAEAAHEAGTDEAPRKPGQKSGHKAERKSLRTEKQAEKRAVDDALEEAREGDLLAQIRQQVLLIRPQAPVEPVRLERIKPRTLFSFIAGAIAAYFLISQVTQADFGVLVEEAEWGWVAAALGFSALSYIAAAMSLLGFVPERVSFRKTVQAQVAGSFVKIVAPAAVGGVALNTRFLQRAGVRPGLAVASVGASQLFGLGCHILLLALFGYLTGTEKTPDSLTPSRTVIAGLLTVAVLVLVVTAIPFLRKFVVTRVRSLFAGVVPRMLDVVQRPQKLVTGIGGMLLLTGVFVLCLDASIRAFSGPDVTQLSYASIAVVFLAGNALGSAAPTPGGMGAVEGALTLGLIAVGLPMEVAAPAVLLYRVMTLWLPVLPGWICFNQLTRKGEL, translated from the coding sequence GTGCAGCCACCGAAGGCGGCGGACGCCTCCGATGCCGGAGAGCGCCCGCCGAGCGCGCCGGAGCCCACCGGACAGCGCCTGCAAGAGCGTGCGCCGGAGCCCGCGGAACAGCGCCGCGAGCCGCGTACGCCGGAGCCCGCCGCCGCTCCCGTACTGGCGCCCGGCGCCCCCGCGACGCCTGCCGCGGACGGTCCCACCGCCTCCACCAGCGGCCATCTGACCGGCTCCACGCTCGCCTCCGCCGAGGCCGCCCTGACCGACCGGGTCTCCGGGGACGAGCCGCTGCTCCCCGCCCGGGTGCACCGCCCCTCCGACCTGATGCGGCTGCTCATCGGCATCGCCGCCATCGGCGTGCTGTTCGCCATCGCCGCGTTCGCCCAGGGCACCACCACCGGCCTCGAGGACGACATCTCCAAGGGCACCGAACAGGCGCCCGATCTGCTGATCAAGCTGGCCGGTCTGGTCTCCAGCATCGCCGTGCTGCTGGTGCCGGTGGCCTTCGCCATCGAGCGTCTGATCAAGCGGGACGGGCTGCGCATCGCCGACGGTGTGCTGGCCGCCGTGCTCGCCCACGGGGTGACCCTCGCCACCGACCTCTGGGTCTCGCGCTCCGCGCCCGGCACCATCCAGGAGGCGCTGACCCAGCCGCAGCCGGGCGCCGGGCTGACCGATCCGGTGCACGGCTACCTCGCCCCCGTGATCGCGTACATGACCGCCGTCGGGATGGCGCGACGGCCGCGCTGGCGGGTCGTGCTCTGGGCGGTGCTGCTGCTCGACGCGTTCGCGATGCTCGTCGGCGGGTACACCACCCCGTTCTCGATCATCCTCACGGTCCTGATCGGCTGGACGGTGGCGTACGGAACGCTGTACGCGGTCGGCTCCCCGAACGTCCGCCCCACCGGCCAGCACCTGATGGCGGGGTTGCGGCACGTCGGCTTCCGCCCCGTCGCCGCGATGCGCACCGAGGACGCCCCGGACAAGGACGGCACCGACCAGAACGACCGGGGGCGGCGCTATCTGGTCACCCTGGAGGACGGGCCGCCGCTGGACGTGACGGTCGTCGACCGGGAGCAGCAGGCCCAGGGGTTCTTCTACCGGGCCTGGCGCCGGCTGACGCTGCGCGGGATCACCCAGCGCCGCTCGATCCAGTCGCTGCGGCAGGCGCTGGAGCAGGAGGCGCTGCTCGCGTACGCGGCGATCGCCGCCGGGGCGAACGCGCCGAAGCTGATCGCCACCTCCGAGCTGGGCCCGGACGCGGTGATGCTCGTCTACGAGCACATCGGCGGCCGGTCGCTGGACCAGATGGAGGACGAGGAGATCACCGACGACCTGGTGCGCAGCGCGTGGCACCAGGTGAAGGCGCTCCAGTCGCGCCGGATCGCGCACCGCAGGCTGACGGGTGACGCGCTGCTGGTGGATCGTTCCGGCAGGGCGTTCGTGACGGATCTGCGCGGCGGTGAGATCGCCGCCGGTGACCTGGTGCTGCGGATGGACGTGGCGCAGCTGCTGACCACCCTGGGGCTGCGGGTGGGGGCCGAGCGGTCGGTCTCCGGGGCGCTGGCCGTCCTCGGCCCGGACGCCGTCGCGGACTGTCTGCCGCTGCTCCAGCCGATCGCCCTGAGCCGCTCCACCCGGGCGACCCTGCGCCGGCTCGCGCGGGAGCGGTCGCAGCAGGAGCGCGACGCGGTGCTGGAGGCATCGCGGGCGGCCAAGGAGGCACGGGCCCAGGAAGGGTCGGCGGAGGCGGCCCATGAGGCCGGGACGGACGAGGCCCCGCGGAAGCCCGGGCAGAAAAGCGGGCACAAGGCCGAGCGCAAGTCCCTGCGGACCGAGAAGCAGGCCGAGAAGCGGGCCGTGGACGATGCGCTGGAGGAGGCCCGGGAAGGGGATCTGCTCGCCCAGATCCGTCAGCAGGTGCTGCTGATCCGGCCGCAGGCGCCGGTCGAGCCGGTCCGCCTGGAGCGGATCAAGCCGCGCACGCTCTTCAGCTTCATCGCCGGGGCCATCGCCGCGTACTTCCTGATCTCCCAGGTCACCCAGGCCGACTTCGGGGTGCTGGTGGAGGAGGCGGAGTGGGGCTGGGTGGCCGCCGCGCTCGGCTTCTCGGCGCTCAGCTACATCGCGGCGGCGATGAGCCTGCTGGGGTTCGTGCCGGAGCGGGTGTCGTTCCGGAAGACCGTGCAGGCGCAGGTGGCCGGTTCGTTCGTGAAGATCGTCGCTCCGGCCGCCGTGGGCGGTGTGGCGCTGAACACCCGCTTCCTGCAGCGCGCCGGAGTGCGCCCCGGTCTGGCCGTGGCGAGCGTCGGGGCCTCGCAGCTCTTCGGGCTCGGCTGCCACATCCTGCTGCTGGCCCTCTTCGGCTATCTGACGGGGACGGAGAAGACCCCGGACTCGCTGACCCCCTCCCGTACGGTGATCGCCGGTCTGCTGACGGTCGCGGTGCTGGTGCTGGTGGTGACGGCCATTCCGTTCCTGCGGAAGTTCGTGGTCACCCGGGTGCGCTCGCTCTTCGCCGGGGTCGTGCCGCGCATGCTGGACGTGGTGCAGCGGCCGCAGAAGCTCGTCACCGGGATCGGCGGGATGCTGCTGCTGACCGGTGTGTTCGTGCTCTGTCTGGACGCGTCGATCCGGGCGTTCAGCGGCCCGGACGTCACCCAGCTGAGTTACGCGAGCATCGCCGTGGTCTTCCTCGCGGGCAACGCCCTCGGTTCGGCGGCGCCCACGCCCGGCGGGATGGGCGCGGTCGAGGGCGCCCTGACACTGGGCCTGATCGCGGTCGGGCTGCCGATGGAGGTCGCGGCTCCGGCGGTGCTGCTGTACCGCGTGATGACGCTGTGGCTGCCGGTGCTGCCGGGGTGGATCTGCTTCAACCAACTGACCCGGAAGGGCGAGCTGTAG
- a CDS encoding ATP-dependent helicase → MSFFSSTRHSPHREPRSRTTGAYRLVRTPPGSVEPPLLDAGQRAVVDHAGGPLLVLAGPGTGKTTTLVESVTARVNRGADPARILVLTFSRKAAVELRDRMAARLGAARGPQATTFHSYCYALVRAHQDADLFADPLRLLSGPEQDVTVRDLLAGQLDLEKEGLAHVRWPDELRACLTTRGFADEVRAVLARSRELGLAPDALAAFARRTGRPDWNAAAQFLAEYLDVLDAQGVLDYAELVHRAVLLAERPEVSARLAEAYDAVYVDEYQDTDPAQVRLLHALAGNRVSGGRKRGRGAHAGAASRTGGAHAGAEGHGRGAGGGDGGRGRDAGGGRTLVAFGDPDQSIYTFRGADVNGILEFPDTFRRADGTPAPVGVLTTSRRSGSELLAATRLLTRRMPLTRLPADTVRAHRELHAVREGGRVETYTYPTASTELDNIADLLRRAHLEDGVPWREMAVLVRAGGRSLPAVRRALTSAGVPLEVDGDDLPLRHEPAVAPLLTALRTVAKAALHPLSPDTEADRGESAAHPWLDTETALTLLTSPLGSMDAADLRRLGRALRDEERAAGVTVPAPSDELLARALAEPERLVTHDPAYAHGAQRLGALLRKAREHLEGGGTAEEALWTLWNGTPWPGRLERAALRGGAGGRNADRDLDAVCALFETAARAEERTGGRGALNFLEEVDAQDIAADTLSRRAVRPDAVRLMTAHRSKGLEWRLVVVAGVQEGLWPDLRRRGSLLEADRIGRDGLAEPLTPGALLAEERRLFYVAATRARERLVVTAVKAPADDGDQPSRFLAELGVEPRDVTGRPRRPLAVAALVAELRATTVDPAASEALRDAAAHRLARLAALTDDEGQPLVPAAHPSRWWGLDEPTRSAVPLRDRDQPVTLSGSALDQLANTCALQWFLGREVKADAPASAAQGFGNVVHVLADEVASSRTPADLDVLMERLDSVWNGLAFDAPWKSDQEKEQARAALERFLHWHVLDRGGRTPAASEHGFDVTLEAGPYTVRIRGSMDRVEEDTEGRAYVVDFKTGKSAPTKDEVAAHPQLAVYQLAVREGAVDEVFDGRRPEPGGAELVQLRQPAPKKEGGDAFPKVQAQEPLSGEWVSDLLATAAGKVLDERFTPTTGAHCAHCTFRASCSAQPEGRQVVE, encoded by the coding sequence GTGAGCTTCTTCTCCTCCACCCGGCACAGTCCGCACCGTGAACCACGGTCGCGGACCACGGGCGCGTACCGACTGGTGCGCACCCCGCCGGGCTCGGTGGAGCCTCCTCTTCTTGACGCAGGTCAGCGCGCCGTGGTTGACCACGCCGGAGGACCGCTCCTCGTCCTCGCGGGCCCCGGCACCGGCAAGACCACCACCCTCGTGGAGTCCGTGACGGCCCGGGTGAACCGGGGCGCCGACCCCGCCCGCATCCTCGTCCTCACCTTCAGCCGCAAGGCCGCCGTCGAACTGCGCGACCGGATGGCGGCCCGGCTCGGCGCGGCGCGCGGACCGCAGGCCACCACCTTCCATTCGTACTGCTACGCCCTGGTCCGCGCCCACCAGGACGCCGATCTCTTCGCGGATCCGCTGCGGCTCCTCTCCGGCCCCGAGCAGGACGTCACCGTCCGCGATCTGCTCGCGGGCCAGCTCGACCTGGAGAAGGAGGGGCTCGCCCACGTCCGCTGGCCCGACGAACTGCGCGCCTGCCTGACCACCCGGGGCTTCGCGGACGAGGTGCGCGCCGTGCTCGCCCGCAGCCGCGAACTTGGCCTCGCCCCGGACGCGCTCGCCGCCTTCGCCCGCCGCACGGGCCGCCCGGACTGGAACGCGGCGGCCCAGTTCCTCGCCGAGTACCTGGACGTGCTCGACGCCCAGGGCGTCCTGGACTACGCGGAGCTGGTCCACCGCGCGGTGCTGCTCGCGGAGCGCCCGGAGGTCTCCGCGCGGCTGGCGGAGGCGTACGACGCGGTGTACGTCGACGAGTACCAGGACACCGACCCGGCGCAGGTGCGCCTGCTGCACGCCCTCGCCGGGAACCGGGTGAGCGGCGGGCGGAAGCGCGGGCGCGGGGCGCACGCCGGAGCCGCGAGCCGGACAGGCGGGGCGCACGCCGGGGCAGAGGGCCACGGGCGAGGCGCGGGCGGCGGCGACGGCGGCCGAGGTCGCGACGCGGGAGGCGGCCGCACGCTGGTGGCCTTCGGTGACCCGGACCAGTCGATCTACACCTTCCGGGGTGCCGATGTGAACGGCATCCTCGAATTCCCCGACACCTTCCGCCGCGCCGACGGCACCCCCGCCCCGGTCGGCGTCCTCACCACCTCCCGGCGCTCCGGCTCCGAACTGCTGGCGGCGACCCGCCTGCTCACCCGCCGGATGCCGCTCACCCGGCTCCCCGCCGACACCGTCCGCGCCCACCGCGAGCTGCACGCCGTCCGGGAGGGCGGCCGGGTGGAGACGTACACCTACCCGACCGCCTCCACCGAGCTGGACAACATCGCGGACCTGCTGCGCCGCGCCCACCTGGAGGACGGAGTCCCGTGGCGCGAGATGGCCGTGCTGGTACGGGCCGGAGGCCGCTCGCTGCCCGCCGTCCGCCGCGCCCTCACCTCGGCGGGCGTCCCCCTGGAGGTCGACGGCGACGACCTCCCCCTCCGCCACGAACCGGCCGTCGCCCCGCTGCTGACGGCCCTGCGCACGGTGGCCAAGGCGGCGCTCCACCCCCTTTCCCCGGACACGGAGGCGGACCGGGGCGAGAGCGCGGCGCACCCCTGGCTCGACACCGAGACCGCCCTCACCCTCCTCACCTCCCCCCTCGGCTCCATGGACGCCGCCGACCTCCGCCGCCTCGGCCGGGCCCTGCGCGACGAGGAGCGCGCCGCCGGGGTCACGGTCCCCGCCCCCTCCGACGAACTGCTGGCCCGCGCCCTGGCCGAGCCGGAGCGCCTGGTCACCCACGATCCGGCGTACGCCCACGGCGCGCAGCGGCTCGGCGCGCTCCTGCGCAAGGCCCGCGAGCACCTCGAAGGCGGCGGCACCGCCGAGGAGGCCCTGTGGACCCTGTGGAACGGCACCCCCTGGCCCGGCCGACTGGAGCGGGCCGCGCTGCGCGGCGGGGCGGGCGGCCGCAACGCCGACCGCGACCTGGACGCGGTGTGCGCCCTCTTCGAGACGGCGGCGCGCGCCGAGGAGCGCACCGGGGGGCGCGGGGCCCTCAACTTCCTGGAGGAGGTCGACGCCCAGGACATCGCCGCCGACACCCTCTCCCGGCGGGCCGTCCGCCCCGACGCCGTACGCCTGATGACCGCCCACCGCTCCAAGGGCCTGGAGTGGCGGCTCGTCGTCGTCGCCGGGGTCCAGGAGGGGCTCTGGCCCGACCTGCGCCGCCGGGGCTCCCTCCTGGAGGCGGACCGGATCGGCCGCGACGGTCTCGCCGAGCCCCTCACGCCCGGCGCACTCCTCGCCGAGGAGCGCCGCCTCTTCTACGTCGCCGCCACCCGCGCCCGCGAGCGCCTGGTCGTCACCGCCGTGAAGGCCCCCGCCGACGACGGCGACCAGCCCTCCCGCTTCCTGGCCGAACTGGGCGTCGAACCCCGCGATGTCACCGGCCGCCCGCGCCGCCCCCTCGCCGTCGCCGCGCTCGTCGCGGAGCTGCGGGCCACCACCGTCGACCCGGCCGCATCCGAGGCCCTGCGCGACGCCGCCGCCCACCGCCTGGCCCGGCTCGCCGCGCTCACCGACGACGAGGGCCAGCCGCTCGTGCCCGCCGCCCACCCTTCCCGCTGGTGGGGCCTGGACGAGCCGACCCGCTCCGCCGTCCCCCTGCGCGACCGCGACCAGCCCGTCACCCTCTCGGGCTCGGCGCTGGACCAGCTCGCCAACACCTGCGCCCTCCAGTGGTTCCTGGGCCGCGAGGTGAAGGCCGACGCCCCGGCCTCCGCCGCCCAGGGGTTCGGCAACGTCGTCCACGTCCTGGCCGACGAGGTCGCCTCCAGCCGTACGCCCGCCGACCTCGACGTCCTCATGGAGCGCCTGGACTCCGTCTGGAACGGCCTCGCCTTCGACGCCCCCTGGAAGTCCGACCAGGAGAAGGAGCAGGCCCGCGCAGCCCTCGAACGCTTCCTCCACTGGCACGTCCTGGACCGGGGCGGCCGCACCCCCGCCGCCAGCGAGCACGGCTTCGACGTGACCCTGGAGGCGGGCCCGTACACCGTCCGCATCCGGGGCTCCATGGACCGGGTGGAGGAGGACACCGAAGGACGCGCGTACGTCGTCGACTTCAAGACCGGCAAGAGCGCCCCCACCAAGGACGAGGTGGCCGCCCACCCCCAGCTCGCCGTCTACCAGCTCGCCGTCCGCGAGGGCGCGGTCGACGAGGTCTTCGACGGCCGCCGCCCCGAACCCGGCGGCGCCGAACTGGTCCAGCTCCGCCAGCCCGCCCCCAAGAAGGAGGGCGGCGACGCCTTCCCCAAGGTCCAGGCCCAGGAACCGCTGAGCGGGGAGTGGGTCTCCGACCTGCTCGCCACGGCCGCCGGAAAGGTCCTGGACGAACGGTTCACGCCCACCACCGGCGCCCACTGCGCCCACTGCACCTTCCGCGCCTCGTGCAGCGCCCAGCCGGAGGGGCGGCAGGTGGTGGAGTAG